The Kogia breviceps isolate mKogBre1 chromosome 4, mKogBre1 haplotype 1, whole genome shotgun sequence genome window below encodes:
- the ETF1 gene encoding eukaryotic peptide chain release factor subunit 1 isoform X1, producing MADDPSAADRNVEIWKIKKLIKSLEAARGNGTSMISLIIPPKDQISRVAKMLADEFGTASNIKSRVNRLSVLGAITSVQQRLKLYNKVPPNGLVVYCGTIVTEEGKEKKVNIDFEPFKPINTSLYLCDNKFHTEALTALLSDDSKFGFIVIDGSGALFGTLQGNTREVLHKFTVDLPKKHGRGGQSALRFARLRMEKRHNYVRKVAETAVQLFISGDKVNVAGLVLAGSADFKTELSQSDMFDQRLQSKVLKLVDISYGGENGFNQAIELSTEVLSNVKFIQEKKLIGRYFDEISQDTGKYCFGVEDTLKALEMGAVEILIVYENLDIMRYVLHCQGTEEEKILYLTPEQEKDKSHFTDKETGQEHELIESMPLLEWFANNYKKFGATLEIVTDKSQEGSQFVKGFGGIGGILRYRVDFQGMEYQGGDDEFFDLDDY from the exons CAATGGCACAAGCATGATATCATTGATCATTCCTCCCAAAGACCAGATTTCACGAGTGGCAAAAATGTTAGCAGATGAGTTTGGAACTGCATCTAACATTAAGTCACGAGTAAACCGCCTTTCAGTCCTGGGAGCCATTACATCTGTACAACAAAGACTCAAACTTTATAACAAAG TACCTCCAAATGGCCTGGTTGTTTACTGTGGTACAATTGtaacagaagaaggaaaagaaaagaaagtcaacaTTGACTTTGAACCTTTCAAACCAATTAATACTTCATTGTATTTGTGTGACAACAAATTCCATACAGAG GCTCTTACAGCACTACTTTCAGATGATAGCAAGTTTGGCTTCATTGTAATAGATGGTAGTGGTGCACTTTTTGGCACACTCcaaggaaatacaagagaagttCTACACAAATTCACCGTGGATCTCCCAAAGAAACATG GTAGAGGAGGTCAGTCAGCCTTGCGTTTTGCCCGTTTAAGAATGGAAAAGCGACATAACTATGTTCGGAAAGTAGCTGAGACTGCTGTGCAGCTGTTTATTTCTGGGGACAAAGTGAATGTGGCTGGTCTTGTTTTAGCTGGATCAGCTGACTTTAAAACTGAACTAAGTCAATCTGATATGTTTGATCAG AGGTTGcaatcaaaagttttaaaattagttgATATATCTTATGGTGGTGAAAATGGATTCAACCAAGCTATTGAGTTATCTACTGAAGTCCTCTCCAACGTGAAGTTCATTCAAGAGAAGAAGTTAATAG GGCGATACTTTGATGAAATCAGCCAGGACACGGGCAAGTACTGTTTTGGAGTTGAAGATACACTAAAGGCTTTAGAAATGGGAGCTGTAGAGATTCTAATAGTCTATGAAAATCTGGATATAATGAGATATGTACTTCATTGCCAAGGCACAGAAG AGGAGAAAATTCTCTATCTaactccagaacaagagaaggataaatctcattttacagacaaagag ACAGGACAAGAACACGAGCTGATTGAGAGCATGCCCCTGCTGGAGTGGtttgctaacaactataaaaaatTTGGAGCTACTTTGGAAATTGTCACAGATAAGTCACAAGAAGGATCCCAGTTTGTGAAAGGATTTGGTGGAATTGGAG GTATCTTGCGGTACCGAGTAGATTTCCAGGGAATGGAATACCAAGGAGGAGATGATGAATTCTTTGACCTTGATGACTACTAG
- the ETF1 gene encoding eukaryotic peptide chain release factor subunit 1 isoform X2, with protein sequence MADDPSAADRNVEIWKIKKLIKSLEAARGNGTSMISLIIPPKDQISRVAKMLADEFGTASNIKSRVNRLSVLGAITSVQQRLKLYNKVPPNGLVVYCGTIVTEEGKEKKVNIDFEPFKPINTSLYLCDNKFHTEALTALLSDDSKFGFIVIDGSGALFGTLQGNTREVLHKFTVDLPKKHGRGGQSALRFARLRMEKRHNYVRKVAETAVQLFISGDKVNVAGLVLAGSADFKTELSQSDMFDQRLQSKVLKLVDISYGGENGFNQAIELSTEVLSNVKFIQEKKLIEEKILYLTPEQEKDKSHFTDKETGQEHELIESMPLLEWFANNYKKFGATLEIVTDKSQEGSQFVKGFGGIGGILRYRVDFQGMEYQGGDDEFFDLDDY encoded by the exons CAATGGCACAAGCATGATATCATTGATCATTCCTCCCAAAGACCAGATTTCACGAGTGGCAAAAATGTTAGCAGATGAGTTTGGAACTGCATCTAACATTAAGTCACGAGTAAACCGCCTTTCAGTCCTGGGAGCCATTACATCTGTACAACAAAGACTCAAACTTTATAACAAAG TACCTCCAAATGGCCTGGTTGTTTACTGTGGTACAATTGtaacagaagaaggaaaagaaaagaaagtcaacaTTGACTTTGAACCTTTCAAACCAATTAATACTTCATTGTATTTGTGTGACAACAAATTCCATACAGAG GCTCTTACAGCACTACTTTCAGATGATAGCAAGTTTGGCTTCATTGTAATAGATGGTAGTGGTGCACTTTTTGGCACACTCcaaggaaatacaagagaagttCTACACAAATTCACCGTGGATCTCCCAAAGAAACATG GTAGAGGAGGTCAGTCAGCCTTGCGTTTTGCCCGTTTAAGAATGGAAAAGCGACATAACTATGTTCGGAAAGTAGCTGAGACTGCTGTGCAGCTGTTTATTTCTGGGGACAAAGTGAATGTGGCTGGTCTTGTTTTAGCTGGATCAGCTGACTTTAAAACTGAACTAAGTCAATCTGATATGTTTGATCAG AGGTTGcaatcaaaagttttaaaattagttgATATATCTTATGGTGGTGAAAATGGATTCAACCAAGCTATTGAGTTATCTACTGAAGTCCTCTCCAACGTGAAGTTCATTCAAGAGAAGAAGTTAATAG AGGAGAAAATTCTCTATCTaactccagaacaagagaaggataaatctcattttacagacaaagag ACAGGACAAGAACACGAGCTGATTGAGAGCATGCCCCTGCTGGAGTGGtttgctaacaactataaaaaatTTGGAGCTACTTTGGAAATTGTCACAGATAAGTCACAAGAAGGATCCCAGTTTGTGAAAGGATTTGGTGGAATTGGAG GTATCTTGCGGTACCGAGTAGATTTCCAGGGAATGGAATACCAAGGAGGAGATGATGAATTCTTTGACCTTGATGACTACTAG